The Streptomyces capitiformicae genome contains the following window.
AGCATCTCGCCGGCCACATGAACCGTGACCTTCCGGGACAGGTCACCCTTCGCGACCGCGGTCGTCACCAGCGCGATATCCCTCACCTGTGCGGTGAGCCGGTGCGCCATGGTGTTGACGGACTCCGTCAAATCCTTCCACGAACCGGACATTCCACGCACCTTGGCCTGTCCGCCCAACTTGCCCTCGGTGCCCACCTCGCTGGCCACCCGGGTGACCTCGTCGGTGAACGTGGACAGCTGGTCGACCAGGTTGTTGACCGTACGCCCGACCTTCAGGAACTCCCCGCGCAGCGGATGCCCGGTCCCGTCCGGCGCCTGCGTCCGCAGCTCCATACGCGGCGACAGATCACCCTCCGCGACGGCGGACAGCACCCGGCTGACCTCGGAAACAGGCCGTACGAGGTCGTCGACCAGCGCGTTCGAGGCGTCGATCGCGGCCGCCCAGGAGCCCTCGGTCGCACCGGTCTCCAGCCGCTCGGTGAGCTTGCCCTCACGCCCGACCATGCGCCGCACCCGCGACAACTCGCCGGTCAGATGCAGGTTCCGGTCCGCCACCTCGTTGTACACGGCGGCGATCTCGGCCATGACACCGTCACCCGAGACGGTCAGACGCTTACGGAAGTTGCCGTCCCGCATCGCCTCCAACGCCGTCAACAGGCGGTTCAGGGCAGCCGTGTCCACCGTGGTGGTCCCATTACGCGGATTGCGTGATTTGCGCTGATCGCTCAGGGACTGTCCGCCTTTCGCGCGCGCTTTAGTGCCCCGCGTCGCTGCGCCAGACTCCACTGTGTCCCTCCCGCAAGGGTCGACCGTTCCTGCTCGACGTACTTCGCCGTACTCGGACGCTTCGTACTGCTTGCCCTGCTCGTACCACTCGCACTACTTCGTACTCGGATACTTCTGCTCGCCAAACCGGATGCCACTCCTGGGTGCACTCGGAAGGTACTCGGCCTGCCGAGACACTCTCCTGGAAGCCTGCCCAGTGTTTCACCATGCCTGAACCAGGCCATAACAGTTCGGCAGCTTCGCACACGGTCCGCACACCTCCGGGCGGAAACACAGACGACCGGCATCCGCATGGACGGCGAAGGTAAGTAACCTTGCATGCGGCTGTCCAGCCATGCCGGTCCCGTCCGGCCTGGGCGGTGGCGCACGAGCACGAGCGGGCAGGCATCGGAGGGGCGGCCGCACCATGACCACCGGACTGCATCCTGGGGAAGCCCCCCGGGACCCCAGGCCGACGGAGAACCAGGCTCTGCCACGGCAGGAGGTCGGCCGCGGGTCCCCGCACGTCGAGAACCGGACAAGGAGTTCTGTGATCACCGCGCGCGCGGCCGCCAGCTTCGAGCCCGTCTCACGATCCGTCGCGACCGCCCGCTCGTTCGTCCGCGACACTCTCCAGGGCTGGGGATTCGCCGACATCGTCGACGACGCCGTGGTCCTGACCAGCGAACTGGTCACCAACGCGGTCGTCCACGCGGGTACCTCCGCCGACATCCTCTGTCTGCGTACGGAGGACGGCGCCCGCATCGAGGTCGCCGACAGATATCCCGAGCGTGAGATCCCCCTCCAGGGCAGCCACATCAACATGGGCAACCCCGACCGCGAGGGCGGCCGCGGCCTCCAGCTGTGCGCGGCGATGGCCTCCCGCTGGGGCGTCGAGTACACCTCCACCCACAAGCAGGTCTGGTTCCAACTCGATCTCCCCGACCGCCCGGTGGGCACCCGCACGGCCGGCCCGTCCCTCCCCGCCGACCTGCTCCCGCTCGCCGACGGCCGCGTCCGCGTCGCCGTCGTCCAGATCGACCGCACGGGCGCGATCGGCGCCTGGAACGAGGACGCCGAGGAACTCTTCGGATACGCCCCCGACCAGGTCATCGGCAAACCCCTCACCGATCTCGCCGCCTGGCCCCACACTCCCGGCACCAGCACCGGCGTCGCCGAGGCCCTCCAACTCTCGCGCTGGGAGGGCAGTTACGGCATCCGCGGCGTCAACGGCCGTGTGACGCCGGTCTACGCCTCCCACCTCCGGGTACGCGACACGGCCGGCGACCCCTCGACGGTCTGCCTTCTCGTACGGGACCACGAGCGCGCCGTGCTCCAGACCCCGCTCCGCGTCCCGGCCGGCGACTCGTCGGGCTCCGGCGAGGGACAGGCCACGGACCCCTTCGAGGTCTTCATCGGCTCCCCGGCCCCCGACGACCTCGACGGCCTCCTCCAGCGCACGGTCGAGCGCGCCCGCGACATGCTCGACGGCGACTCGGCCTTCCTTCTCCTGGCCACCGACGACGAGACCGAGCTGGAGGTACGGGCCTCCACCGGCCTCCCCTCGGCCCGCCAGCGCTTCGCCCGCGTCCCCGTGGAGGCCGGCCCCGGACGCTACGGCTCGGCCCGTATGCCCGCCGTCCACGACGACCTCACGGCCGTCCCCGGCGCCGTACCGCTGCTGAGCGGCACGGGCATGCGTTCGGTCGTCACGGTCCCGCTGAAGGTCGAGGGCCGCCTCACCGGCTCCCTCGGCGTCGCCGCCGAGGCCCCGGGCCGCTACTCGAACGAGGAGGCCCTGCGCCTCCAGTTCGCCGCCGACCGCATCGCGCTCGCCGTCGAGTCGGCCCGCCTGGGCGAGCTGGAACGCCTGCGCCGCGGCTCTCTGTCGTTCCTCGTCGAGGCCTCCGACCTCCTCGCGGGCACCCTGGACCGCGACCAGACCCTGGCGCTGATGGCCCAGATGACGATCCCGACCCTCGCCACCTGGTGCGCGGTCTACACGATCGCCGACCAGGCCTCGGACCCGTACCTCTCCTACGTCCTGCACGAGGACGAGGACCTCATCGACGGCCTCAAGGCCCTACTCGCCAAGATCCCCCCGCCGGAGCCGATCCCCACCCCGGGCGCCCGCGTCTGGACGGCTCCGGCCGAGGCGGCCCACCGCGCGGCCCTGCGCACTTCCATGCGCAGCCTGGGCCTCGGCGAGCCCGCCACGGTCAGCTCGGGCATCGGCACGACCCTGGCGACCGCCTCGGCGGTGGGCGGCGAGACGGTCGTTCTCCCGCTGGTGGCCCGCAACCGCGTCATCGGCATGCTGACCCTCGGCAAGCCGACGGACGAGCACTTCCGCCAGGAGATCCTGGAACTGGCCGAGGACCTCTCCCGCAGGGCCGCCCTCGCCCTGGACAACGCCCGCCTGTACTCGGAGCGCGTGGCCATCAGCCAGTCCCTCCAGCGCAGCCTCCTCCCGCCCGAACTCCCGCAGATCGACGGCGTCGAGGTCGAGGTCATCTACCGCGCGGCCGGCGAGGGCAACGAGGTCGGCGGCGACTTCTACGACCTCTTCCCCATCCGCGACGGCGCGTACGGCTTCGCCATCGGCGACGTCTGCGGCACGGGCCCGGAGGCCGCCGCCGTCACCGGCCTGGCCCGCCACGCCCTGCGCCTGCTGGCCCGCGAGGGCTACGCCGGCCCCGCGGTCCTGGACCGCCTCAACTCCGCGATCATCGACGAGGGCGCCCGCAGCCGCTTCCTGACGCTCCTGTACGGCGAGTTGTGGCCCCAGGACGACGGCAGCGCCCTGCTGAAGGTCGTCTGCGCCGGCCACCCGCTCCCGCTGCGCCTGCGCCAGGACGGCACGGTGGAACCCGCCGCCGAACCCCAGGCCCTCCTCGGCGTGATGGAGGACCTGGAGCTGTACGAGCAGACGGTCACCCTCGACCCGGGCGATGTCCTCCTCTGTGTCACGGACGGCGTCACCGAACGCCGCGAGGGCACCCGCATGTTGGGCGACGACGGCCTCATCGAGGTCCTCACGACCTGCACGGGCCTCACGGCCGGCGCGGTCGCGGCCCGCGTGATGCGCGCGGTCGAACGCTTCGCCTCCGACGCCCCGTCCGACGACATGGCGATCCTGGCGATGCGCGTGCCTGGCCTCCACAAGGACTGAGCGAAAGCCCTGGAGGCACGAAAAAGGCCCCGCCCGATTGGGCAGGGCCTTTTGGCTGGAGCCCCCAAACGGAATCGAACCGTTGACCTTCTCCTTACCATGGAGACGCTCTGCCGACTGAGCTATAGGGGCCTGTCGCCTGTTCGAGGCTTCCCCCGCGGCAACGAGATAGATCATACCCCGAATCCGCGGATGCTTCGAACCACCCGAGAGACAGGCGCTGAGAGCGGAGTCGACCTAGAAAGCCAGCTGCAGCAGACCACCGAGCGCGTTGCAGGCGGACACCATCCGGTGCAGTTGCCGCCGCGACATCTCACCGGCGATGGGCAGCGCCAGCGTCTCGTCGGCGGCCCGCTCGGTCTCCGGTAGACACACGTCCCGCCGGAACCCGGGCATCCGGTGCACTGGTGTCTTCACCGGCACGCTGCACTCAACTCCCTTGGCCCGTATCGCCCGTGCGAAGGCGTCCCGGTCCGGCCGCCCGTTGCCCGGCACCCGCACGACGTACTGCTGAAACGTGTGTCCATCGCCCTCATCAGGGGTCCACACGCCTTTCAGCTTCGCGCTGAGATACGCGGCCCGCTGCCTGCGCTCCCCGACTTCGCTGTACGGCGTCTCCGATTCGCCCTGCTCAAGCACCAGCAGCCCGTGTCGCTGCCCGAGCCTGTGCAGTCCGGCGATGTCGGCCGACCGGCCGAACCGGTGTACGACGACGATAGCCACCGTCCGCGAAGTCACCGCGGCCTCGACGGCCGAGGCATCCAGGCAGTACGTCACCGGGTCTATGTCGGCGAAGACCGGTACTGCCCCTGCCAGACTCACCGCCTGGGCGACCTCGGTGTTCCCGAACGCCGGCACGACCACCTCGTCGCCGACGCCGGCACCTGCGGCCCTGAGCATTGCAACGGTACTCATGCTGCGGATCATGGTCGCGCAACGTGAACGCCAAGTGACGCACAACAAAAAAGAGCTGGCCCCCGAACCGAAGTTCAGGGACCAGCTCTATCAATATTTGTTCGGCGGTGTCCTACTCTCCCACAGGGTCCCCCCTGCAGTACCATCGGCGCTGTAAGGCTTAGCTTCCGGGTTCAACCGCGGACCGGCAGATTCCGCCCCGCCGCCACACCATCAGGCGACAGCAGAACCACTCAAAGACTCACGAACCGCCCACTTAGAGGTGATCTCCCCCGAGAGATGAACGACGGCATGGTCAGGGGTTGATGCGGCTCTGAACTGGCGACGAGTGAACGGATGCAACAGAGGGCTTCCCGCACTCAGCAGCCTATGGCGCCCATGATGTTGCCGTGCCGGAGAAGGGTCTGGCATCCAGGGCTCCAGGGCAGAGGGCGGCCGACTGCCAACCAGGCTTCCCGGCGCATCTGAGGATCGGCGTAGGCACAGGTCGCCGCGCCCGCCGCCTGGGCGGCCGGCGGTTGAGCCGATCGGGATCTGCGGGCTTCGGCTCCATCCCTGTCGTCACCATTGCCGGGTTCCGGCAATGTCACGGAGTCCATTGCGCCTATGAGTGATCTGTCAAAAACGCGTCAAAGGCAGGTAGGGTTCCCCCCGGTGTGCCGGGAAGCCTGGTCGGCGAGCAGAGGATCAATCTCTCTTCCGGTCGGGGGTGTCCGTCATGGAGCTCGTGGCGGTGTTCGGTGCCGCGCTGCTGGTGGCGGTGCTGTTGTCAGGTCTGGCGGCACGGACGGTGCTCTCCACCTCCTTCCTCTTCCTGGTCGGCGGAGCCCTGGTCAGCGACGGGTTCCTCGGACTGATCCACATCACACCGGACAGCGAGATCGTCTCCGTGACGGCCGATCTGGCGCTGTTCGCGGTGCTGTTCACCGACGGCATGCACGTGTCGCTGCCCAAGCTGCGGGCCAACTGGAAGAACCCCGCCCGTGCCCTCGGTCTGGGCATGCCGCTGGCGTTCGTCTTCATGGCCCTGATCACGCACTTCCTGGTGGGCCTGGACTGGACGACCTCGTTCCTGGTCGGAGCCGTCCTGGCTCCCACCGACCCGGTGTTCGCCTCGGCAATCGTCGGACGCAGGGAGGTGCCCGCGAAGCTGCGGCAGCTGCTGAACGTGGAGAGCGGCATTAACGACGGGCTCGCCCTGCCGGTCGTGCTCATCCTGATCGCGGCCGCGGGTCCGACGGCCGACAGCGCTGAGGCATCGCCGGGGAAGATCGTCCTGGAACTGCTGCTCGGCCTCGTCTTCGGTGTCACGCTGCCGCTGCTCGTCAACGCCCTGGTGCGCTTCCGCCTGCTGGGCGCCGAGCCGAAGCTGCAGCCGCTGCTGCCGCTGGCGACCGGGATCATCCTGTACGCGGTGTGCCACCTCACCCACGCCAACCCGTACCTGGCTGCGTTCTCGGCGGGCGCGGCGCTGGTGCACGTGTCCCCGGAGGCGAAGGAGTCCTTCGGACCACTGGGCGAGGCGCTGGCGGAGCTGGCGAAGTTCGCGGCGCTATTGGTGTTCGGCGCGCTGCTGACCCCGCAGCTGTTCGGCGACCTGTCGTTCGGTGGCTACGTGGCGGTGGTCCTGGCGATCGTGCTGATCCGGCCGGCATCGCTGCTGCTGTCGCTGATCGGCACGAGCCTCTCCCGCAAGGAGAAGCTGGTTGCGGCCTGGTTCGGCCCGAAGGGCTTCGCCTCGGTGGTCTACGGACTACTGGTGCTGCAGTCCGGCATCCCGCAGGCGGAGGAGGCGTTCACGCTGATAGCGGTGTGCATCGCCTTCTCGATCATCGCGCACAGCTCGACGGACGTGCCGGTCGCCCGCGCCTTCGACATCGAAGAGCTGGCCGGCATCCCGGCCGGGCGCGAGGACACCGACGCACAGCCGAAGGAGACCCCCGCCGATGCGCGCACGTGATCTGGCCGGCCCTTACCCCACCGTGTCCACGGACGACGACGCACGCGACGCCGCCCGCCTGCTCGTGCGGGCACAGTTGCCCGCACTGCTGATCCTCGACCGGGACAGCTATCCGTACGCAGTCGTGCCGTCCGCTCGCGTGATCGACGCCCTGCTGCCCTGGTACATGCGGGAAGGGCCGATTCCAACCACCCTGGTCGACGACCACTTCGACGAGGAGGCCACGGAGGCGATGGCCGGACGGTCGGTGACCGAGTGGCTGCCACGCGGCCGTATCACGCCCCCGGTCGTCGGCCCGGACGCTCCGCCTTCGCAGATCGCCGCGCTGATGGCCCGCAAGGACACCCCAATCGCCGCGGTCGTCGAACGCAACGGCGACAAGGCCACGTTGATCGGCGCGGTCACCGCGACCGCGCTGTTGGAGCACATCATCGGAGGATCGTGAACGACTGGCACAGCTGGGCAGCCATCGTCGTCTTCGTCGGCGCGTACGCCCTGATCATCAGCGAGAAGATCCACCGCGTCGCCGTGGCGCTGGGCGGCGCGGCCCTCATGCTGGCGATCGGGGCGACCGACGACAAGTCGGCCTTCTACTCCGAGCACAGCGGCGTCGACTGGAACGTCATCTTCCTGCTGCTGGGCATGATGATGATCGTCGGCGTGCTGAAGAAGACCGGCATGTTCGAGTACCTGGCAATCTGGTCCGTGAAGCGGGCACGGGCCAAACCCTTCCGGGTGATGGCCATGCTCGTCGTCATCACGGCGGTCGCGTCGGCGCTGCTGGACAACGTGACGACGGTCCTGCTCATCGCGCCCGTCACGCTGCTGGTGTGCGAGCGCCTGGCCCTCCCGGCCGCCCCCTTCCTCATCGCCGAGGTCATGGCCTCGAACATCGGCGGCACCGCGACACTGGTCGGCGACCCACCGAACATCATCATCGCCAGCCGGGCCGGGCTGACCTTCAACGACTTCCTGGTCCACCTCGCCCCGATCTCGGCGGTCCTGCTCGTCGTCCTCGTCCTGCTGTGCCGCGTGATGTTCCGCAAGTCCTTCATCTACGACGAGGACCGCGCCGCCGAGATCATGGAG
Protein-coding sequences here:
- a CDS encoding SpoIIE family protein phosphatase, which encodes MTTGLHPGEAPRDPRPTENQALPRQEVGRGSPHVENRTRSSVITARAAASFEPVSRSVATARSFVRDTLQGWGFADIVDDAVVLTSELVTNAVVHAGTSADILCLRTEDGARIEVADRYPEREIPLQGSHINMGNPDREGGRGLQLCAAMASRWGVEYTSTHKQVWFQLDLPDRPVGTRTAGPSLPADLLPLADGRVRVAVVQIDRTGAIGAWNEDAEELFGYAPDQVIGKPLTDLAAWPHTPGTSTGVAEALQLSRWEGSYGIRGVNGRVTPVYASHLRVRDTAGDPSTVCLLVRDHERAVLQTPLRVPAGDSSGSGEGQATDPFEVFIGSPAPDDLDGLLQRTVERARDMLDGDSAFLLLATDDETELEVRASTGLPSARQRFARVPVEAGPGRYGSARMPAVHDDLTAVPGAVPLLSGTGMRSVVTVPLKVEGRLTGSLGVAAEAPGRYSNEEALRLQFAADRIALAVESARLGELERLRRGSLSFLVEASDLLAGTLDRDQTLALMAQMTIPTLATWCAVYTIADQASDPYLSYVLHEDEDLIDGLKALLAKIPPPEPIPTPGARVWTAPAEAAHRAALRTSMRSLGLGEPATVSSGIGTTLATASAVGGETVVLPLVARNRVIGMLTLGKPTDEHFRQEILELAEDLSRRAALALDNARLYSERVAISQSLQRSLLPPELPQIDGVEVEVIYRAAGEGNEVGGDFYDLFPIRDGAYGFAIGDVCGTGPEAAAVTGLARHALRLLAREGYAGPAVLDRLNSAIIDEGARSRFLTLLYGELWPQDDGSALLKVVCAGHPLPLRLRQDGTVEPAAEPQALLGVMEDLELYEQTVTLDPGDVLLCVTDGVTERREGTRMLGDDGLIEVLTTCTGLTAGAVAARVMRAVERFASDAPSDDMAILAMRVPGLHKD
- a CDS encoding ArsB/NhaD family transporter, which translates into the protein MNDWHSWAAIVVFVGAYALIISEKIHRVAVALGGAALMLAIGATDDKSAFYSEHSGVDWNVIFLLLGMMMIVGVLKKTGMFEYLAIWSVKRARAKPFRVMAMLVVITAVASALLDNVTTVLLIAPVTLLVCERLALPAAPFLIAEVMASNIGGTATLVGDPPNIIIASRAGLTFNDFLVHLAPISAVLLVVLVLLCRVMFRKSFIYDEDRAAEIMELEEREAIRDPRLLVQGLIVLLLVVAGFVLHPVLHYEPSVVALLGAGLLIAVSSADTGDVMKEVEWPTLAFFAGLFIMIGGLIETGVIGEVSKSLADAIGDNELGGSITLLGASAVLSGIVDNIPYVATMAPITSDLVQNMGGGSDHVMWWALALGADLGGNATAIGASANVVVLGIAERNRQPISFWQFTKYGLVVTAVTVVIALGYVWLRYFALA
- a CDS encoding DegT/DnrJ/EryC1/StrS family aminotransferase — its product is MLRAAGAGVGDEVVVPAFGNTEVAQAVSLAGAVPVFADIDPVTYCLDASAVEAAVTSRTVAIVVVHRFGRSADIAGLHRLGQRHGLLVLEQGESETPYSEVGERRQRAAYLSAKLKGVWTPDEGDGHTFQQYVVRVPGNGRPDRDAFARAIRAKGVECSVPVKTPVHRMPGFRRDVCLPETERAADETLALPIAGEMSRRQLHRMVSACNALGGLLQLAF
- a CDS encoding cation:proton antiporter, producing MELVAVFGAALLVAVLLSGLAARTVLSTSFLFLVGGALVSDGFLGLIHITPDSEIVSVTADLALFAVLFTDGMHVSLPKLRANWKNPARALGLGMPLAFVFMALITHFLVGLDWTTSFLVGAVLAPTDPVFASAIVGRREVPAKLRQLLNVESGINDGLALPVVLILIAAAGPTADSAEASPGKIVLELLLGLVFGVTLPLLVNALVRFRLLGAEPKLQPLLPLATGIILYAVCHLTHANPYLAAFSAGAALVHVSPEAKESFGPLGEALAELAKFAALLVFGALLTPQLFGDLSFGGYVAVVLAIVLIRPASLLLSLIGTSLSRKEKLVAAWFGPKGFASVVYGLLVLQSGIPQAEEAFTLIAVCIAFSIIAHSSTDVPVARAFDIEELAGIPAGREDTDAQPKETPADART
- a CDS encoding CBS domain-containing protein; this translates as MRARDLAGPYPTVSTDDDARDAARLLVRAQLPALLILDRDSYPYAVVPSARVIDALLPWYMREGPIPTTLVDDHFDEEATEAMAGRSVTEWLPRGRITPPVVGPDAPPSQIAALMARKDTPIAAVVERNGDKATLIGAVTATALLEHIIGGS